One segment of Trichlorobacter ammonificans DNA contains the following:
- a CDS encoding ABC transporter ATP-binding protein, producing MPDVIKLEHIRRVFGEGDHQVEALRDISFAIAEGEFVAIMGASGSGKSTCMNTLGCLDRPTSGTYWLDGIDTAGMTPDQLAEVRNKKLGFVFQGFNLLPRTTALENVELPLVYAGVPTEERHRRARTALERVGLAERVNHTSAQLSGGQQQRVAIARALVNEPAVILADEPTGNLDTATTIEIMELFTELNRQGITIVMITHEPEVAEYASRRITFRDGRIVSDTAHPESV from the coding sequence ATGCCTGACGTCATCAAACTGGAACATATCCGCCGGGTGTTCGGCGAAGGGGACCACCAGGTGGAGGCGCTGCGCGACATCTCCTTCGCCATCGCCGAAGGGGAGTTCGTGGCCATCATGGGGGCTTCCGGCAGCGGCAAGTCCACCTGCATGAACACCCTGGGCTGCCTTGACCGCCCCACCAGCGGCACCTACTGGTTGGACGGCATCGACACCGCCGGCATGACGCCGGACCAGCTGGCCGAGGTGCGCAACAAGAAGCTGGGGTTCGTGTTCCAGGGGTTCAACCTGCTACCCCGTACCACGGCCCTGGAGAATGTGGAGCTCCCCCTGGTCTACGCCGGGGTACCGACGGAGGAACGTCACCGCCGTGCCCGGACCGCCCTGGAACGGGTCGGGCTGGCGGAGCGGGTCAACCACACCAGCGCCCAGCTCTCCGGCGGCCAGCAGCAGCGGGTGGCCATTGCCCGGGCCCTGGTCAACGAACCGGCGGTGATCCTGGCCGACGAACCCACCGGCAACCTGGATACCGCAACCACCATCGAGATCATGGAACTGTTCACCGAGCTGAACCGCCAGGGGATCACCATTGTCATGATCACCCACGAGCCGGAGGTGGCGGAGTACGCCTCCCGGCGGATCACCTTCCGCGACGGCCGGATCGTCAGCGACACCGCCCATCCCGAGTCTGTCTGA
- a CDS encoding 23S rRNA (pseudouridine(1915)-N(3))-methyltransferase RlmH, with product MKCRVIWLGKSRDSWIREGIREYAGRVGRYLPFAIDEVKDEKDADAEEGRRREGERLLKQVSPQATLVVLDERGEQMDSVAFAAFIGRHRDRGTPELVFAVGGAYGFSDQVRKRAATVLSLSAMTLTHQMVRPFLLEQIYRACTILNNEPYHH from the coding sequence GTGAAGTGCCGTGTCATCTGGCTGGGCAAGAGCCGCGATTCCTGGATTCGCGAGGGAATACGGGAGTACGCCGGACGGGTCGGCCGCTACCTGCCGTTTGCCATCGATGAGGTGAAGGACGAAAAGGATGCCGATGCCGAAGAAGGACGGCGCCGGGAGGGGGAGCGGCTGCTGAAGCAGGTCTCGCCCCAGGCGACGCTGGTGGTGCTGGACGAGCGGGGAGAGCAGATGGATTCGGTCGCTTTCGCCGCGTTTATCGGCCGTCACCGCGACCGCGGCACCCCGGAGCTGGTCTTTGCCGTCGGCGGGGCCTACGGCTTCAGCGACCAGGTGCGCAAGCGGGCCGCCACCGTGCTTTCCCTGTCGGCCATGACCCTGACCCACCAGATGGTGCGTCCCTTTCTGCTGGAGCAGATCTACCGGGCCTGTACCATCCTGAACAACGAGCCGTACCACCATTGA
- the rsfS gene encoding ribosome silencing factor has product MSEATVEKPSLSGVERALRCAELAADKKGYDLKVLDITGISTIADFLVIISGQSDKQNQAICDHIRRELKKFGKVQEIEGETEGKWIVMDYSDVLVHIFHEEQRRRYDLDGLWSQAAVVELPAALAATDAANKASFAF; this is encoded by the coding sequence ATGAGTGAAGCAACCGTAGAAAAACCGAGCCTGAGCGGTGTCGAGCGGGCCCTGCGCTGTGCCGAACTGGCCGCCGACAAGAAGGGGTACGACCTCAAGGTGCTTGATATCACCGGTATCAGTACCATCGCCGACTTCCTGGTGATCATCTCCGGCCAGTCCGACAAACAGAATCAGGCCATCTGCGACCATATCCGGCGCGAACTGAAGAAGTTCGGCAAGGTCCAGGAAATCGAGGGCGAGACCGAAGGGAAGTGGATCGTGATGGATTACAGCGATGTGCTGGTGCATATCTTCCACGAGGAGCAGCGTCGCCGGTATGACCTGGACGGCCTCTGGAGTCAGGCTGCCGTGGTCGAGCTGCCCGCCGCCCTTGCAGCCACGGACGCAGCCAACAAGGCATCTTTCGCCTTCTGA
- the nadD gene encoding nicotinate-nucleotide adenylyltransferase: MKLGLLGGTFNPVHLAHLRIAEEAREGAGLDQVLFIPAADPPHKPLAGDIPFRQRREMVQLAIAGNPLFGISDIEARRGGKSYTVETLAALREEQPGNELHFIIGGDSFLELGLWHRYAEIFELASLVVIGRPGREIADPLQQLPEAVRGRFSRESADQLRHSCGTVIRFVAGTQLDISSSRLRELLAAGRSIRYLVPPGVENYIAQKGLYRS, encoded by the coding sequence ATGAAGCTCGGCCTGCTGGGCGGCACCTTCAATCCGGTTCATCTGGCGCACCTGCGGATCGCCGAAGAGGCCCGCGAAGGGGCCGGGCTGGATCAGGTGCTGTTTATTCCGGCTGCCGACCCGCCCCACAAACCGCTGGCCGGGGATATCCCCTTCCGGCAGCGCCGGGAGATGGTGCAGCTGGCCATTGCCGGCAACCCGTTGTTCGGGATCAGCGACATCGAAGCCCGGCGGGGGGGGAAATCCTACACCGTGGAGACCCTGGCCGCACTCCGGGAGGAGCAGCCCGGTAACGAGCTGCATTTCATCATCGGCGGCGATTCGTTCCTGGAGCTGGGACTCTGGCACCGGTACGCCGAGATTTTCGAGCTGGCCTCCCTGGTGGTGATCGGCCGCCCCGGCCGGGAGATCGCCGATCCGCTGCAGCAGCTGCCGGAGGCGGTGCGCGGCCGGTTCAGCCGGGAGTCAGCCGACCAGTTGCGTCATAGCTGCGGCACCGTCATCCGTTTCGTGGCGGGCACGCAGCTGGACATTTCGTCAAGCCGCCTGCGGGAACTGCTGGCAGCGGGACGCTCGATCCGCTACCTAGTGCCGCCGGGTGTAGAGAACTATATCGCCCAGAAGGGATTGTATCGATCATGA
- a CDS encoding bifunctional UDP-4-keto-pentose/UDP-xylose synthase — MKVLILGVNGFIGNALTHRILTTTDWEVFGLDMACDKLERSLGHERFHFLEGDITINKEWIEYHIKKCDVVLPLVAIATPVTYVKDPLRVFELDFEENLKIIRQCVKHKKRVIFPSTSEVYGMSPDAEFDEENSPLVLGPIAKERWIYSCAKQMLDRVIYAYGNHEGLKFTLFRPFNWIGPKLDSIHTAKEGSSRVLTQFLYNILAEEPILLVDGGNQRRSFTFIEDGIDALMKIIENKDGCADGKIFNIGNPKNDLSVKELAEKLRAMVATFPLYKEKADKCRIVETSSDSFYGKGYQDMLTRVPSVKKAKECLGWEPVTTIDDALRQTLEFYLVDEREKLSEFL; from the coding sequence ATGAAAGTACTGATACTCGGCGTCAACGGCTTTATCGGCAATGCCCTTACCCATCGGATTCTGACCACCACCGACTGGGAGGTCTTCGGTCTGGACATGGCCTGCGACAAGCTGGAGCGCTCCCTGGGGCACGAACGGTTCCATTTCCTGGAGGGGGACATCACCATCAACAAGGAATGGATCGAGTACCACATCAAGAAGTGCGACGTGGTGCTTCCCCTGGTGGCCATTGCCACGCCGGTTACCTACGTGAAGGACCCGCTGCGGGTCTTTGAGCTGGATTTCGAGGAAAACCTCAAGATCATCCGCCAGTGCGTCAAGCACAAGAAGCGGGTCATCTTCCCCTCCACCTCGGAGGTGTACGGCATGAGCCCGGACGCCGAGTTCGACGAGGAAAACTCGCCGCTGGTGCTGGGCCCCATCGCCAAGGAACGCTGGATTTACTCCTGCGCCAAGCAGATGCTGGACCGGGTGATCTACGCCTACGGCAACCACGAGGGACTGAAGTTCACCCTGTTCCGCCCCTTCAACTGGATCGGTCCCAAGCTGGACAGCATCCACACCGCCAAGGAAGGCAGTTCCCGGGTGCTGACCCAGTTCCTATACAACATCCTGGCGGAAGAGCCGATCCTGCTGGTGGACGGCGGCAACCAGCGCCGCTCTTTCACCTTCATCGAGGACGGCATCGATGCGCTGATGAAGATCATCGAGAATAAGGACGGCTGCGCCGACGGCAAGATCTTCAACATCGGCAACCCGAAGAACGATCTGTCGGTGAAGGAGCTGGCGGAAAAGCTGCGGGCCATGGTGGCCACCTTCCCGCTCTACAAGGAAAAAGCCGACAAGTGCCGCATCGTGGAGACCTCCTCCGACAGCTTCTACGGCAAGGGGTACCAGGATATGCTCACCCGGGTGCCGTCGGTGAAAAAGGCCAAGGAGTGCCTGGGGTGGGAGCCGGTCACCACCATTGACGACGCCCTGCGCCAAACCCTGGAGTTCTACCTGGTGGACGAGCGGGAAAAACTGTCGGAGTTCTTGTAG